The genomic DNA CCGGTCCGGGACCATCGCGAGGGTCTCCTGCTGGGCGCCCGCCGCGTTCCACATCTGGCCGGAGTCGCGCACGACCACCGGCATCGAGGCGTCGATGATGACGTCGCTGGGGACATGCAGGTTGGTGATGCCCTTGTCGGAGTCGACCATGGCGAGGGCCGGGCGCGCGTCGTACTGCGCCTTGATCGACGCCTCGATGGCCTCCTTCTCCTCCGGCGGCAGCTTCTCCAGGCGGGCGAGCAGGTCGCCGAGGCCCAGGTTGGGATTGACGCCCAGGGCCGCCAGGCGCTCGCCGTACCGGTCGAAGACGTCACTGAAGAAGGTCTGCACGGCGTAGCCGAACATCACCGGGTCGGAGACCTTCATCATGGTCGCCTTGAGGTGCAGCGAGAGGAGCAGGTTGTCGTTCTTCGCCTTCTCGATCTGGGCGGCGTAGAACGCCTTGAGCGCCGCGGCCGACATGAACGTCGTGGAGACGATCTCGCCGTCGAGGACGGTGACGGCATCCTTGAGCACCGTGGTCCCGGAGCTGTTCACGAGCTCGATGCGCAGCGTGTCGCCCTTGGAGACGACGACCGACTTCTCGTTGCCGTAGAAGTCGCCATCGCTCATCGAAACGACCCGGGCGTGGTTGGCGGGGGTCCACTCGCCGAGCTTGTGCGGGTGCTTCTTGGCGAAGTTCTTCACCGACGCGGGGGCGCGGCGGTCCGAGTTGCCCTCGCGCAGGACGGGGTTCACGGCCGAGCCGAGCACCTTGGCGTAGCGGGCCGCGACGTCCTTGTCCTCTTCGCTGCTGGGCGACTCGGGGAAGTCCGGAATCGGGTAGCCCTTGTCCTGCAGCTCCTTGATCGCGGCCTTGAGCTGCGGCACGGAGGCGGAGATGTTGGGCAGCTTGATGATGTTGGCCGTCGCGTCCTGGGTGAGGTCGCCGAGCTTGGCCAGGTTGTCGGGCACCTGCTGGTCCGCGGCGAGCCGATCCGGGAACTGGGCGAGGATCCGGCCGGCCAGGGAGATGTCGGAGGTCTCCACGTCGACGCCGGCCGTCTTGGTGAAGGCCTGCACGATGGGCAGGAACGAGTACGTCGCCAGCGCCGGCGCCTCGTCGATCTTGGTCCAGACGATCTTGCCGCTTGTCATGCTCACTCCCGGGTCGAGGTCAACGAGGCTGCTTACGGTCGGACTCCAGGGCCAACCTACCGGTTGCTTCGCCGCCACCGGCGGGTGCGCAAGGATAGGGCCATGGCGAGCAACGGCTACCCGCACATGGTCTTCGTGCAACCCGACGCCGGGCTGGACAAGGAGTCGCTGGCGGTCTTCCTGGAGGGCCTCTTCCCCGACGCCGACGTCACCGACAAGCCGCTTCGGGTCGACATGGCCCTCGGCGGCTACCTGTTCAGCTTCTGGCTGGAGGAAGCCGAGGGCGTGGCGGACCGCTACGCGACGTACCTGCCCGAGGGCGCCCGCCGCCGCTGGCTGTCCCGCTGCGAGTCGATGATCGACCTGCACGGCCAGCCGGACCCCGAGCGGGTACACGCCGCGACGGCGCAGCGCATCGTGGCGGCGCTGCAGGAACAGGACGGCATCGAGGTCTTCTCGGAGGAGACGCGCCGGTTCCTGGGGATGGACTACGGGGACGGTACGCCGAGTGCGCCGCCACCCGCGACGATCCCCGGCACGATCCCCGCCTGGGGGCCCGCGTCCCCCGCGCCGGGATCCGACGCGGTGCCGGCCCCCGAGGAGATCCCGGCCGCCGAGTTCGCCCCGCATTCGATCGAACCCGCCGCGACCGCCACGCCCGCCGACGACGCGCAAGCGCCGGAGCCCTGGACGCCCGAGCCGTGGACGCCACCGGCGCCCGTCGAGGCGCCCATGGCCGCGGAACCCGAGCCCCATGTGGTCGAACCCGCCCCGCACGCGGCCGATCCGGAGCGACCCGCGCCGGAGCCTGGGCCGGACGAGCCGACCACGGTGTGGATGCCGGCGGCCCCGGACCCCGATCGGGTCGTCCAGGCGCCTCCCGTCGATGTCCCCGAGGCGGTCTCGCCCGAACCCGTGCAGTCGCCGGCCGCCTCGACCTCGGCACCCGCCGAGCCCGCCACGCCCTACCCGCCCGCGGTGCCCTCGATGCCGCCGGTGTCCCCGGTGCCCCCGGTGCCCGGCGCGACGGCCGGGGACCAGCCGGCTGAGGCCGCACCGTGGCAGGGAGCCGGGCAGGCTCCGTCCACCGGCGCCGAGGAGCCGGAGAAGAAGGGCTTCTTCAAGCGGGTGTTCGGGCGTCGCCCGGAGTGAGATGCGACGTCCACGATGTGGACGTCGCGGCGGGTGCTCATTGCCCGGTTTACGTGTTTCCTTCTGGCACTTTCACATTCGATACCGAATCGGAATAGGCGATCGCGGGTCGCTCGTCCGAGTCGCTGCGGGCGGCCCGTAAGGTTTTCCTGACCTAACCCAGATGTTGCATAGGGGGTCGCTGTTGGGGGCCGGGCCGTCGGTAACGCCTCGGTGGGGCTGATTCTGGCCGGTGGGTATGACAATGTCCCGGGGCGGCGCTTCCGGTGGGCGTCGTCTTCCACGGACGAGGGCTGTGTTGCGGGTTGTCGGGGCGGGGTGGTGGCGTTGCTCAGGGCGGGGCCAGGATCGCGAGGCGGTCCCAGCCGGTGGTGAAGAGTCCCGCCCAGGGCGCGGTGGTCTTGATGTGCAGGAGTCGCTGTCGGGCCGTGCGGGCCAGGGTCGCGGCGATCGTGAAGAGCTGCAGCCGCAGCGTCTTGGGTTCCCACCGGCGGGCCTGGTGCTCGGGGTAGGCCAGCAGAGCGGTCCAGGTGAGCAGGTCGCCTGCGATCTGGACGATCAGGAGCCAGATCCGGTTTTGGTCGAAGCCCTGCAAGGGCAGGTTCGTCAGACCGCAGTCTTTGGCGATGCGGATCCGGTCTTCGCAGCGGGCTCGGCGGCGGTGGCGTAGTTCCAGGTCGGCGAGGTGCCGCGGGTGGTGTTCGTGACAAATGCGGTAAGTCGGTAGCCTTCGACCCGAGTTGCACAGGTTTAGTGGGTCGCCTTGTGGATGACGGCTTGGATGTCGTCGGGGATCGCGGGATGGGCGGTGATGGTCTGGCCAGCGATGGCGATGGTCACATCGCGCAGGGGTCGCAGGGTCTGGATGATCTTCTTGATACTCATCCCTGTGCTGTTCTGGAGGTGGCGGGCCACTGCCAGGGCGGTGAAGACGATGGTCAGGTGGGCCTCGATGGCGTCGCGGTTGTGGTGGAAGATGGGGCGGGCTCGCAGGTCGGCCTTGCTCATCCGGAACGAGGCTTCGACCTGCCACAGGTCGTGGTAGCTGGCGATGACTTCGGCCGCGGGCATGACGTTGGTGGGGATGTTCGTCACGTACCCTTTCAAGCCCACGAGGCGTCGGGCTCGAGCCAGGGACGCCTCGTCCAAGGACTGGGTGCCGTTCTTCGTGGTGACGAATCGTGGTGTGCGCGCGGCCTTCTCGCCGGCGACGACGGCCCGGGCGCGGTTTTCCTGCAGCCTCATGGTGTGCCCGTCGCGGGTGGCTCGTTTGCGGGAGTACGCCCACACCGCACGCCATGAGCGGGTGTGGACTGCCGGGTCCCACACCGGCTCGGGCCGCTGGGAGCTGTCATTGACGCAACGCGCGGCGGCGGTGGCCACGCGCGCGGTGATCGTGTCGATGAGCTGCCCGTCGGTGAACGCGTCTCCGTGCCACCGGAAATGCGAGGCCAGATCAGCTGGGGCCTTGGTGACCCGGGACCCGACGATGAACCGCAGTCCGGCCTCGTCGAGGCCCTTCAAGTTGCCCGCTGACAGCATCCCGGCGTCAGCGACGACCACCATGTCGCTCAGGTTGTGCCGGGCCTGGAACCCCTTGACGATCGGGACGATCGTGGTCGTCTCTGCCTTGTTGCCTTCGTAGCACCCAATCTCTAGGGGAAACCCGGCCCGGTCGACCAACAACCCGACGACGATCTGAGGATCGACCCGGCGTTCTTTGGAGAAACCGACCTTGCGCAGGTCATCCTCGTGCTCCGCCTCGAAGTAGAGGGTCGTCACGTCGTACAGCACCAAGGACACGTCCCCACTGGTGGCGGCCTGGGTGAAGCAGGCGGTCGCGATCTGGTCGCGGTATCCGCGCTGCCCACACCGCTTCAACGTCGCGGTGAACGTGTTGCGGTGCG from Austwickia sp. includes the following:
- a CDS encoding NADP-dependent isocitrate dehydrogenase, with protein sequence MTSGKIVWTKIDEAPALATYSFLPIVQAFTKTAGVDVETSDISLAGRILAQFPDRLAADQQVPDNLAKLGDLTQDATANIIKLPNISASVPQLKAAIKELQDKGYPIPDFPESPSSEEDKDVAARYAKVLGSAVNPVLREGNSDRRAPASVKNFAKKHPHKLGEWTPANHARVVSMSDGDFYGNEKSVVVSKGDTLRIELVNSSGTTVLKDAVTVLDGEIVSTTFMSAAALKAFYAAQIEKAKNDNLLLSLHLKATMMKVSDPVMFGYAVQTFFSDVFDRYGERLAALGVNPNLGLGDLLARLEKLPPEEKEAIEASIKAQYDARPALAMVDSDKGITNLHVPSDVIIDASMPVVVRDSGQMWNAAGAQQETLAMVPDRCYGPMYAAVLDDCRAHGALDPATMGDVPNVGLMAQKAEEYGSHPTTFILEQPGTVRVLMSDGSVLSEHHVEAGDIWRMSRVRDIPIQDWVKLAVTRARATGAPACFYLDKNRAHDRNVIAKVHKYLADHDTDGLTIEIKPPVEAMAYCLQRIRRGEDTISVTGNVLRDYLTDLFPILELGTSAKMLSVVPLLAGGGLFETGAGGSAPKHVQQFVKEDYLRWDSLGEFSALGASLEHLASTQGNAKAQVLADALDAAIGKFLDENKSPARKVGQIDNRGSHFYLAQYWARALADQDADAELKARFEPVAAALESNQDAIDAELLGVQGKPVDMGGYYRPDDAKTSAAMRPSGTLNAIIDGI